A genomic stretch from Frigoribacterium sp. PvP032 includes:
- a CDS encoding ABC transporter ATP-binding protein — MSAGTEPVVELRGVGRTYGRPPTVALVDVSLVVERGELLAVVGPSGSGKSTLLNVLGTLDAPTSGHVLIDGVDVAAQSDRALSGLRAHRIGFVFQQFHLSEGVSAVDNVAGGLLYSGVPLRARRARAVTALERVGLGHRLGHEPNQLSGGERQRVAIARAVVHRPPLLLADEPTGNLDSRAGAGIVDLLHELHDEGTSVIVITHDVDLAASLPRRVTIRDGRIVDDSSSPQSPAAAAASPPASAAAHEPTTGARS; from the coding sequence ATGAGCGCCGGCACCGAGCCGGTCGTGGAGCTCCGGGGGGTCGGTCGCACCTACGGCCGCCCTCCCACCGTCGCCCTGGTGGACGTCTCCCTCGTCGTCGAGCGCGGCGAGCTGCTCGCCGTCGTCGGCCCGTCGGGGTCGGGCAAGTCCACGCTCCTGAACGTGCTCGGCACCCTGGACGCGCCCACCTCGGGGCACGTCCTGATCGACGGCGTCGACGTGGCCGCGCAGAGCGACCGGGCGCTCTCGGGACTGCGGGCGCACCGGATCGGCTTCGTGTTCCAGCAGTTCCACCTGAGCGAGGGGGTGTCCGCCGTCGACAACGTCGCCGGCGGCCTCCTCTACTCCGGCGTCCCGCTGCGGGCCCGCCGGGCGCGCGCCGTCACCGCCCTCGAGCGGGTCGGGCTCGGGCACCGGCTCGGCCACGAGCCGAACCAGCTCTCGGGAGGCGAGCGCCAACGTGTCGCGATCGCCCGCGCCGTGGTGCACCGTCCGCCGCTCCTGCTGGCGGACGAGCCCACCGGCAACCTCGACAGCCGGGCCGGCGCCGGGATCGTGGACCTCCTCCACGAGCTCCACGACGAGGGGACCTCCGTGATCGTCATCACCCACGACGTCGACCTGGCTGCGAGCCTGCCGCGGCGGGTCACCATCCGGGACGGCCGCATCGTGGACGACAGCAGCTCGCCACAGTCCCCGGCGGCGGCGGCGGCGTCGCCGCCGGCGAGCGCGGCCGCGCACGAACCGACCACAGGAGCCCGATCGTGA
- a CDS encoding peptidoglycan-binding protein, which produces MTGADDAVAGPPSGRRRRRVWFSVALVALVAGAVTGALLLGSPGGSTADADADAGAPDTTTATVTLGDLTGVTPKAGTLSLLVGPTVVGGVAGTVTELPAPGTLLTSRSVLYRVDDAPVMAVEGTLPQWRGFESGMTDGPDVEQLERSLVAWGFQGRAADGHFDARTAAAIRAWQKELGLPRTGALEKGRVQFVTGTAQVAEVSVSVGDEIGGGAPLYTTAREERVVTVDLPVGSSLARLDGVVTIDLPTGGSAVGRVTGLGAPRATDGGKTVVAVTVSFDDPAAAGDLTNAGVQVAFVSEVRQGVLSVPVTALGAAGGGGFLVEVVDPSAGKTGSEGAGGPTDGAGPGSRLVAVEVGLFAGDRVEVTGDVSEGDEVVVPA; this is translated from the coding sequence ATGACCGGGGCCGACGACGCGGTCGCGGGCCCACCGAGCGGTCGACGTCGACGCCGGGTGTGGTTCTCGGTCGCCCTGGTCGCCCTCGTCGCCGGGGCCGTGACGGGTGCCCTGCTCCTCGGCTCGCCCGGCGGATCGACCGCCGACGCCGATGCCGACGCGGGGGCGCCCGACACGACGACGGCGACGGTGACGCTCGGCGACCTGACCGGCGTCACTCCCAAGGCCGGCACGCTGAGCCTGCTCGTGGGCCCGACGGTCGTCGGCGGAGTCGCCGGCACCGTCACGGAGCTGCCTGCCCCCGGCACGCTGCTGACCTCTCGCAGCGTCCTGTACCGGGTGGACGACGCGCCGGTCATGGCCGTCGAGGGGACCCTGCCCCAGTGGCGCGGCTTCGAGTCCGGCATGACGGACGGCCCCGACGTCGAGCAGCTCGAGCGCAGCCTGGTCGCGTGGGGCTTCCAGGGTCGAGCGGCCGACGGCCACTTCGACGCACGGACGGCGGCCGCGATCAGGGCCTGGCAGAAGGAACTCGGCCTGCCCCGCACGGGCGCGCTCGAGAAGGGCCGCGTCCAGTTCGTCACGGGCACCGCGCAGGTGGCCGAGGTGAGCGTGAGCGTCGGCGACGAGATCGGAGGCGGCGCGCCCCTCTACACGACCGCCCGCGAAGAGCGGGTCGTGACCGTCGACCTGCCGGTCGGGTCCAGCCTGGCTCGCCTCGACGGCGTCGTGACGATCGACCTGCCCACCGGGGGCAGCGCGGTCGGCCGGGTCACCGGGCTCGGAGCTCCCCGCGCGACCGACGGCGGCAAGACCGTCGTCGCCGTCACGGTGTCGTTCGACGACCCCGCCGCGGCCGGCGACCTGACGAACGCGGGGGTGCAGGTGGCCTTCGTGTCGGAGGTCCGCCAGGGCGTCCTCTCCGTGCCGGTCACCGCACTCGGCGCGGCCGGCGGCGGCGGCTTCCTCGTCGAGGTCGTCGACCCGTCGGCGGGGAAGACGGGCTCCGAGGGGGCAGGCGGCCCGACCGATGGCGCGGGTCCTGGCTCCCGCCTCGTCGCGGTGGAGGTGGGCCTGTTCGCCGGCGACCGGGTCGAGGTCACGGGCGACGTCTCCGAGGGCGACGAGGTCGTGGTGCCCGCATGA
- a CDS encoding response regulator transcription factor, translated as MRVLVVEDEAYLAEAVQITLERAAMSVDVAADGDAALERLAVVDYDVVVLDRDLPGVHGDDVCAAIVASPGGPAVLMLTAAGALRDRVGGLELGADDYLAKPVELPELVARLRSLARRPRRAAPPVLRCGSLHWDPFRHEVERGGRHVRLTRKEFAVLGVLLDADGGVVSAEHLLEKAWDENADPFTNAVRVTISNLRQRLGQPWMIHTVPGVGYRILPDTISEPGSAAAVAGPSRPGR; from the coding sequence ATGCGCGTGCTCGTCGTCGAGGACGAGGCCTACCTCGCCGAGGCCGTCCAGATCACCCTCGAGCGCGCGGCGATGTCCGTCGACGTCGCAGCCGACGGCGACGCCGCCCTCGAGCGCCTCGCCGTCGTCGACTACGACGTCGTCGTGCTCGACCGCGACCTGCCCGGCGTGCACGGCGACGACGTGTGCGCCGCGATCGTCGCCTCGCCGGGCGGCCCGGCCGTGCTGATGCTCACCGCCGCCGGCGCCCTGCGCGACCGCGTGGGCGGGCTCGAGCTGGGCGCGGACGACTACCTCGCCAAGCCCGTCGAGCTCCCCGAGCTGGTGGCCCGCCTCCGGTCACTGGCTCGTCGCCCGCGCCGGGCCGCGCCGCCCGTGCTCCGCTGCGGGTCGCTGCACTGGGACCCGTTCCGGCACGAGGTCGAGCGAGGTGGGCGACACGTCCGGCTGACCCGCAAGGAGTTCGCCGTGCTCGGGGTGCTCCTCGACGCCGACGGCGGGGTGGTCAGCGCCGAGCACCTGCTCGAGAAGGCCTGGGACGAGAACGCCGACCCGTTCACGAACGCCGTGAGGGTGACGATCTCCAACCTCCGCCAGCGTCTCGGCCAGCCGTGGATGATCCACACCGTCCCGGGCGTCGGGTACCGGATCCTGCCGGACACCATCAGCGAGCCCGGCTCGGCGGCCGCCGTCGCCGGCCCGTCGCGGCCCGGCCGGTGA
- a CDS encoding HAMP domain-containing sensor histidine kinase — MTRPGHGTYWQSRRLSARARLTATFTGLLFVVGAAIVTSVFLVMRYLPRYDITALASPADVTQPGEVATAAPAPTTDALPEGAWAPHASPFSDVLVRDTLTINGEGDLLRVLSTTSLVVFAVVLVLGAWLSWILAGRLLRPLDHLTDAARTAELGQATRRPTLERGRVALSGPHDEFHRLAAAFDAMLERLDVAYRAQQHFAANASHELRTPLATTQAMLDVALAEPASVDVEQLGRRLRETNTRSLKTVEALLTLADATGGQVDDGPVDLRALVEEAVARAVPAAATAGTTFEHDLDDLVVDGDHVLLTALVANLLDNALQHGRPGGHVGVTLRGRTLTVVNDGDVLDPDEVAKLSEAFRRGAGRVAGAGGHGLGLAIVSAICDRHEAGLELVAVPGGGLRVDVAF, encoded by the coding sequence GTGACTCGTCCCGGCCACGGCACGTACTGGCAGAGCCGCCGGCTGAGCGCACGGGCGAGGCTCACCGCCACCTTCACCGGGCTGCTCTTCGTGGTGGGGGCCGCCATCGTGACGAGCGTCTTCCTCGTGATGCGCTACCTCCCCCGCTACGACATCACCGCCCTCGCCAGCCCGGCGGACGTGACGCAGCCCGGCGAGGTCGCTACCGCCGCGCCCGCACCGACGACGGACGCCCTCCCCGAGGGCGCCTGGGCACCACACGCGAGCCCTTTCTCCGACGTGCTCGTCCGGGACACGCTCACGATCAACGGCGAGGGCGACCTGCTCCGAGTGCTGTCGACCACCTCGCTGGTGGTGTTCGCCGTGGTCCTCGTGCTGGGCGCCTGGCTCAGCTGGATCCTGGCCGGGCGCCTCCTGCGGCCCCTCGACCACCTGACGGACGCGGCGCGCACGGCCGAGCTCGGCCAGGCGACACGACGGCCGACGCTCGAGCGGGGGCGCGTCGCCCTGAGCGGCCCGCACGACGAGTTCCACCGTCTCGCGGCCGCCTTCGACGCCATGCTCGAGCGCCTGGACGTGGCGTACCGCGCCCAGCAGCACTTCGCCGCGAACGCGTCGCACGAGCTGAGGACCCCGCTCGCCACGACGCAGGCCATGCTCGACGTCGCGCTCGCCGAGCCGGCGAGCGTCGACGTCGAGCAGCTGGGACGGCGACTCCGCGAGACCAACACCCGCAGCCTGAAGACGGTGGAGGCGCTGCTCACGCTCGCCGACGCGACCGGCGGCCAGGTCGACGACGGCCCCGTCGACCTCCGCGCGCTGGTGGAGGAGGCCGTGGCCCGGGCGGTGCCCGCCGCCGCCACGGCGGGCACGACGTTCGAGCACGACCTCGACGACCTGGTCGTCGACGGCGACCACGTGCTCCTCACGGCGCTGGTGGCGAACCTGCTCGACAACGCCCTCCAGCACGGACGCCCGGGCGGCCATGTCGGCGTCACGCTCCGCGGACGGACGCTGACGGTCGTGAACGACGGGGACGTCCTCGACCCTGACGAGGTGGCGAAGCTCAGCGAGGCGTTCCGCCGAGGGGCCGGCCGCGTCGCGGGCGCCGGCGGCCACGGTCTCGGCCTGGCGATCGTCTCGGCGATCTGTGACCGGCACGAGGCCGGGCTCGAGCTCGTCGCCGTCCCCGGCGGCGGCCTCCGCGTCGACGTCGCGTTCTGA
- a CDS encoding MgtC/SapB family protein, which produces MTDLAVLAPELGGVALAALLGAAVGAERQVRARSAGLRTNALVALGAALFVVMGARSFEGEQVDPTRVAAQIASGVGFIGAGVIMKHGASISGLNSAATIWVAAAVGALAGGGLPLVAAAGAALVILVNVGLRPLGLVLDRAPEAARESSETDYRLTVTCATRHEAEIRRLAFDAVHRSPFVLRSIAAEDEAHERVCIEITASAGGRDDLAMEAAIARIVTAPEVLGILWTAETPEAVGD; this is translated from the coding sequence GTGACGGACCTCGCCGTTCTCGCCCCCGAACTCGGCGGCGTGGCCCTCGCCGCCCTGCTCGGCGCGGCGGTGGGGGCCGAGCGTCAGGTGAGGGCACGGAGCGCCGGTCTGCGGACCAACGCCCTCGTCGCGCTCGGGGCGGCCCTCTTCGTCGTGATGGGCGCTCGCTCGTTCGAGGGCGAGCAGGTGGACCCGACCCGGGTGGCGGCGCAGATCGCCTCGGGGGTCGGGTTCATCGGGGCCGGCGTCATCATGAAGCACGGCGCCTCCATCTCGGGGCTGAACTCCGCCGCGACCATCTGGGTCGCGGCTGCCGTGGGGGCGCTCGCCGGGGGAGGGCTGCCCCTGGTCGCCGCCGCCGGCGCCGCCCTCGTCATCCTGGTCAACGTCGGGCTGCGGCCGCTGGGCCTCGTCCTCGACCGGGCGCCCGAGGCGGCTCGTGAGTCGTCCGAGACGGACTACCGGCTCACGGTCACCTGTGCCACCCGCCACGAGGCCGAGATCCGGCGGCTCGCCTTCGACGCCGTCCACCGGTCGCCGTTCGTGCTCCGGTCGATCGCGGCGGAGGACGAGGCCCACGAGCGCGTGTGCATCGAGATCACCGCGTCGGCCGGCGGCCGTGACGACCTCGCGATGGAGGCGGCGATCGCGAGGATCGTCACGGCGCCGGAGGTGCTGGGCATCCTCTGGACCGCCGAGACGCCGGAGGCCGTCGGCGACTGA
- a CDS encoding magnesium transporter, which yields MTDSTTTCERCDTTSPVFAASPVRRDLDAKHSSLRKLFLNRATWLILLTLFGVVTSTLVAAQEDILTSALILAAFLAPIIDMGGNTGSQAATLVIRSMAVGTVRIGWRDVWSIVRRELVVASCLGATVAVIEVALAFVVKSVDLDVMIIVGGTMLVVTVIGGLLGAVLPFAARAVKIDPATLSAPLITSIMDLVGVTIYFSIAALVLSDKLV from the coding sequence ATGACCGACTCCACCACCACCTGCGAGCGCTGCGACACGACGTCGCCCGTCTTCGCCGCCAGCCCCGTCCGGCGCGACCTGGACGCCAAGCACTCGTCCCTCCGCAAGCTGTTCCTCAACCGGGCCACCTGGCTCATCCTCCTCACCCTCTTCGGGGTCGTGACGAGCACCCTCGTCGCCGCCCAGGAGGACATCCTCACGTCGGCGCTCATCCTCGCGGCGTTCCTCGCCCCGATCATCGACATGGGGGGCAACACGGGCAGCCAGGCGGCGACGCTGGTCATCCGGTCCATGGCCGTCGGCACGGTCAGGATCGGCTGGCGCGACGTGTGGTCCATCGTCCGCCGCGAGCTCGTCGTGGCCTCGTGCCTCGGCGCCACGGTGGCCGTCATCGAGGTCGCGCTCGCCTTCGTGGTCAAGAGCGTCGACCTCGACGTCATGATCATCGTCGGCGGCACGATGCTGGTCGTGACCGTCATCGGCGGGCTGCTCGGGGCGGTGCTGCCGTTCGCGGCGCGCGCCGTGAAGATCGACCCCGCGACGCTCTCGGCGCCCCTGATCACGTCGATCATGGACCTCGTCGGGGTCACGATCTACTTCTCGATCGCCGCGCTCGTCCTCAGCGACAAGCTGGTGTGA
- a CDS encoding ATP-binding protein has protein sequence MDSDACARVVHVRTVVSGDHVELVVENTGEEVPADLVPTLTQPFRRSAGRLHDQHGGTGLGLAIVETIVRAHGGRLALAPRPGGGLVVHVRLARTPRPTEP, from the coding sequence GTGGACTCCGATGCGTGCGCGCGGGTGGTGCACGTGCGGACCGTGGTCAGCGGAGACCACGTCGAGCTCGTGGTCGAGAACACCGGCGAGGAGGTGCCCGCCGACCTGGTGCCGACGCTCACGCAGCCGTTCCGGCGCAGCGCCGGGCGCCTGCACGACCAGCACGGCGGCACGGGTCTCGGCCTCGCGATCGTCGAGACGATCGTGCGGGCGCACGGCGGCCGGCTCGCCCTCGCGCCGCGACCCGGCGGCGGTCTCGTCGTGCACGTCCGGCTCGCTCGCACCCCTCGGCCCACGGAGCCTTGA
- a CDS encoding GntR family transcriptional regulator, whose product MATTLYEQIADDLRRRILSGDLAVGDDVPSEGELAEQWRTSRGPIRNALAALRSEGLVETRRGRPARVVARKAHHPVDVSIPFTKWVRDVGGEPGARTQEVSLRRADDEKARALGIEPGDLVVDVVRLRLVDGRPTMLERLTFIEEVGRVLFDVDLDTVSITEYLDSRGFGYDDIDHEIDAVAADELDAELLDVEPGTPILRLHRVTRGRDGRTFEASDDRYRSDIVRFTVAASGRAREGGHFIRAIGA is encoded by the coding sequence GTGGCCACCACCCTCTACGAGCAGATCGCGGACGACCTGCGTCGTCGCATCCTCAGCGGCGACCTCGCGGTCGGCGACGACGTTCCCAGCGAGGGCGAGCTCGCGGAGCAGTGGCGCACCTCCCGCGGGCCGATCCGCAACGCCCTGGCGGCACTGCGCAGCGAGGGGCTCGTCGAGACCCGTCGCGGCCGGCCCGCCCGCGTGGTCGCGCGGAAGGCGCACCACCCCGTCGACGTGTCGATCCCGTTCACGAAGTGGGTGCGCGACGTGGGCGGCGAGCCGGGGGCCAGGACGCAGGAGGTGTCGCTCCGGCGCGCGGACGACGAGAAGGCGAGGGCGCTGGGCATCGAGCCGGGCGACCTCGTCGTCGACGTCGTGCGCCTGAGGCTCGTCGACGGGCGCCCCACGATGCTCGAGCGTCTCACCTTCATCGAGGAGGTCGGCCGGGTGCTCTTCGACGTCGACCTCGACACGGTCTCGATCACCGAGTACCTCGACTCCCGAGGCTTCGGCTACGACGACATCGACCACGAGATCGACGCCGTCGCGGCCGACGAGCTCGACGCCGAGCTGCTCGACGTCGAGCCGGGCACGCCGATCCTGCGCCTGCACCGCGTGACCCGCGGCCGCGACGGCCGCACCTTCGAGGCGTCGGACGACCGCTACCGGAGCGACATCGTGCGCTTCACGGTGGCGGCGTCGGGCCGCGCTCGCGAGGGCGGCCACTTCATCCGCGCCATCGGCGCCTGA
- a CDS encoding alcohol dehydrogenase catalytic domain-containing protein — protein MTTTSSRSTRSMPSTRSTRSTPSTGEEARAASSGAPSGRVDLRLDPAPTAMVWTQPGRPHDAVAVPSVHLAPGDLLVAVELATICGSDVHTTRGDRGAPAPLVLGHEQVGRVAAAGEGAVAVDGSSVAVGQRVVWSLTVSCDRCATCRRGLPQKCEAVLKYGHERLVTGWELSGGFATHVHVRAGTAVVPVADDLDPALLAPVSCGTATARAALDSAAQITDLAGAVLLVLGGGLIGLTVTAMATDAGARVVVVDPDASRRALAARFGAVATASPTATPGSDDSVEHALGAAGGAPRVAVEASGSPHAVASALALLDTGGVAVLVGSVFPAPAVPLDAESVVRRLATIRGVHNYAPRHLVAAARFVEERHLAWPLAELVGETVTLADLDAGIAAAAAGGSVRVGVRPA, from the coding sequence GTGACGACCACCTCCTCGCGCTCGACGCGTTCGATGCCCTCGACGCGCTCGACGCGCTCGACGCCCTCGACCGGCGAGGAGGCGCGGGCCGCGTCGTCGGGAGCGCCGTCCGGACGCGTCGACCTGCGTCTCGACCCGGCGCCCACGGCGATGGTCTGGACGCAGCCCGGTCGTCCGCATGACGCGGTCGCGGTGCCGAGCGTGCACCTGGCACCGGGCGACCTGCTGGTCGCCGTGGAGCTCGCGACGATCTGCGGCTCGGACGTGCACACCACCCGTGGCGACCGCGGAGCCCCGGCGCCGCTCGTGCTCGGGCACGAGCAGGTCGGCCGGGTCGCCGCGGCCGGCGAGGGCGCGGTCGCCGTGGACGGCTCGTCGGTGGCCGTCGGACAGCGCGTCGTCTGGTCGCTCACCGTCAGCTGCGACCGCTGCGCGACCTGCCGACGCGGGCTGCCGCAGAAGTGCGAGGCGGTGCTGAAGTACGGGCACGAACGACTCGTCACCGGCTGGGAGCTGAGCGGCGGCTTCGCCACGCACGTGCACGTGCGGGCAGGGACGGCGGTCGTCCCGGTCGCCGACGACCTGGACCCGGCGCTGCTCGCACCCGTGTCGTGCGGCACCGCCACCGCCCGGGCGGCGCTCGACTCGGCGGCGCAGATCACCGACCTCGCCGGGGCGGTGCTGCTCGTGCTCGGCGGCGGGCTCATCGGGCTGACGGTCACGGCCATGGCGACCGACGCCGGCGCACGCGTCGTCGTCGTCGACCCGGACGCGTCGCGTCGTGCGCTCGCCGCCCGCTTCGGCGCCGTCGCCACAGCCTCGCCCACGGCCACGCCCGGGTCCGACGACAGCGTCGAGCACGCGCTCGGCGCCGCAGGAGGCGCCCCCCGCGTGGCCGTGGAGGCCTCCGGATCGCCGCACGCCGTCGCGTCCGCTCTCGCGCTGCTCGACACCGGCGGGGTCGCCGTGCTCGTCGGCAGCGTGTTCCCGGCGCCCGCCGTGCCGCTCGACGCCGAGAGCGTGGTGCGACGGCTCGCGACGATCAGGGGCGTGCACAACTACGCGCCGCGGCACCTGGTCGCGGCGGCCCGCTTCGTCGAGGAGCGGCACCTGGCCTGGCCGCTCGCCGAGCTCGTGGGCGAGACCGTGACGCTGGCCGACCTCGACGCGGGCATCGCCGCTGCCGCCGCCGGCGGCTCGGTGCGCGTGGGAGTCCGCCCGGCCTGA
- a CDS encoding phosphonatase-like hydrolase, with the protein MSTDTTPSVPSAAPAVELVVLDMAGTTVVDDGIVEQAFARTADRVDLGPTLTRDEALQHVRDTMGQSKIDVFRHLAGGDEQVAQRAAGQFEVAYGELVDELGVDPIEGAGELIDALRASGISVVLTTGFAPATRDRLLDALGWQVDAALSPVDAGRGRPAPDLVLTALLRTGASSVASVVVVGDTASDVLSGRAAGAGLVVGVTTGAHTREKLLAAGADVVLDSVRDLARLPQLAGLLATATATATASLVPAS; encoded by the coding sequence ATGAGCACCGACACCACCCCCTCCGTCCCCTCCGCAGCGCCCGCGGTCGAGCTCGTCGTTCTCGACATGGCCGGCACGACCGTCGTCGACGACGGCATTGTCGAGCAGGCCTTCGCCCGGACCGCCGACCGGGTCGACCTCGGCCCCACGCTGACCCGTGACGAGGCGCTGCAGCACGTCCGCGACACGATGGGCCAGTCGAAGATCGACGTGTTCCGGCACCTGGCGGGCGGCGACGAGCAGGTCGCGCAGCGCGCCGCCGGGCAGTTCGAGGTCGCGTACGGGGAGCTCGTCGACGAGCTCGGGGTCGACCCGATCGAGGGAGCGGGCGAGCTGATCGACGCGCTTCGCGCCTCCGGCATCTCGGTCGTGCTGACCACCGGCTTCGCACCCGCGACGCGCGACCGCCTGCTCGACGCCCTCGGCTGGCAGGTCGACGCGGCGCTGTCGCCCGTCGACGCCGGCCGTGGTCGCCCCGCGCCCGACCTGGTGCTCACGGCGCTGCTGCGCACGGGCGCGTCGTCGGTCGCCTCGGTCGTCGTCGTCGGCGACACGGCGAGCGACGTGCTCTCGGGCCGTGCGGCGGGCGCCGGCCTCGTCGTCGGCGTCACGACGGGTGCGCACACGCGCGAGAAGCTGCTCGCCGCGGGCGCCGACGTCGTGCTCGACAGCGTGCGCGACCTGGCCCGTCTGCCGCAGCTCGCGGGTCTGCTCGCGACCGCGACCGCGACCGCGACCGCGAGCCTGGTCCCGGCCTCGTGA
- a CDS encoding TIGR03364 family FAD-dependent oxidoreductase — protein sequence MSARAAAHAGPAHAVPAHSAPAHDVVVVGSGIVGLGAALAAVDRGLSVLVVDRSAVIGGSTIRNFGHLCLTPQSGEARRHAITARGLWLRLARDAGFWASERGTLVAARHLDELALLDELAAARTERVLGDRPEIEPLDERELRAFAPVAPGMTLGGALLPYDLQVDPREAADAIRRHLESRGVRFLTRTSVGSVRSGRVETSRGPIDAGTVVVATNHDLDQLLPDLAERSELQRCGLDMLRVRAELARPLVAPLLTGWSLIRYSAFAGTGAADQVRARLHAERPDLAALDLNQMYTQLPDGSVIVGDSHQKGAAISPFQDERAAVAFLDEFRALFGAEPVVTERWQGVYASGRDEFVVDEVEPGVLVTVVATGIGMTTGLGLAEHVVGAHLDGGRDAALSPAAAARSSAGTGTGTGTSAPLPSLLTGSRS from the coding sequence ATGAGCGCGCGTGCTGCGGCCCACGCCGGGCCCGCCCACGCCGTGCCTGCCCACTCGGCACCTGCCCACGACGTGGTCGTCGTCGGCTCCGGCATCGTCGGCCTGGGGGCGGCGCTCGCCGCCGTCGACCGCGGGCTGTCGGTGCTGGTGGTCGACCGCTCGGCCGTCATCGGCGGCTCGACGATCCGCAACTTCGGCCACCTCTGCCTCACCCCCCAGAGCGGCGAGGCCCGGCGCCACGCGATCACCGCCCGGGGACTCTGGCTGCGCCTCGCCCGCGACGCCGGGTTCTGGGCCTCCGAGCGGGGCACGCTCGTCGCCGCCCGGCACCTCGACGAGCTCGCCCTGCTCGACGAGCTCGCCGCCGCCCGCACCGAGCGGGTGCTCGGCGACCGGCCCGAGATCGAGCCGCTCGACGAGCGCGAGCTCCGGGCCTTCGCCCCTGTCGCGCCGGGCATGACGCTCGGCGGGGCGCTGCTGCCGTACGACCTGCAGGTCGACCCGAGGGAGGCGGCGGACGCGATCCGCAGGCACCTCGAGTCGCGAGGGGTGCGCTTCCTGACCCGCACCTCCGTCGGGTCGGTCCGCAGCGGGCGGGTCGAGACGAGCCGCGGGCCGATCGACGCCGGCACCGTGGTCGTCGCCACGAACCACGACCTCGACCAGCTGCTGCCCGACCTCGCCGAGCGCTCGGAGCTGCAGCGCTGCGGGCTCGACATGCTGCGCGTGCGGGCCGAGCTGGCGCGGCCGCTCGTCGCACCGCTGCTGACCGGGTGGTCGCTGATCCGCTACAGCGCGTTCGCCGGCACCGGGGCCGCCGACCAGGTGCGCGCCCGGCTGCACGCCGAGAGGCCCGACCTCGCGGCGCTCGACCTCAACCAGATGTACACGCAGCTGCCGGACGGCTCGGTGATCGTCGGCGACAGCCACCAGAAGGGCGCGGCGATCTCGCCGTTCCAGGACGAACGGGCTGCCGTGGCGTTCCTCGACGAGTTCCGCGCGTTGTTCGGCGCGGAGCCCGTCGTCACCGAGCGGTGGCAGGGCGTCTACGCCTCGGGCCGCGACGAGTTCGTCGTGGACGAGGTCGAGCCCGGCGTGCTCGTCACCGTCGTCGCCACCGGCATCGGCATGACCACCGGCCTCGGGCTCGCCGAGCACGTCGTCGGCGCCCACCTCGACGGCGGGCGCGACGCCGCGTTGTCGCCGGCCGCCGCCGCTCGCTCGTCTGCCGGCACCGGCACCGGCACCGGCACCTCCGCACCTCTCCCCTCCCTCCTGACAGGAAGCCGCTCATGA